One genomic window of Solanum stenotomum isolate F172 chromosome 9, ASM1918654v1, whole genome shotgun sequence includes the following:
- the LOC125877262 gene encoding uncharacterized protein LOC125877262, with product MDLGSRGEIHSPFLCNKFNLVYIIPPGRVNTRFLLSMLAAYSFGASVNAFPNYLFEIKQRIVLRLLTGITIGSGNLLCRAITARKRSEIYRGCMKYCFVLPLYALVFIVLDKSRSALLVIKIHTVQILFMGYLMIYSQEILYDADFGDINSVNCMLTVFFHLPGIVIHAARLYLQGAGIEQHEHN from the exons ATGGATCTCGGTAGCCGGGGGGAAATTCACAGTCCTTTCTTATGTAACAAGTTTAATCTTGTTTACATTATTCCACCAGGGAGAGTG AACACAAGGTTCTTACTCTCGATGTTGGCTGCCTATTCATTCGGTGCTTCTGTTAATGCTTTTCCAAATTATCTCTTCGAAATCAAGCAACG CATTGTTCTCAGACTTTTGACAGGTATAACAATTGGCTCTGGAAATTTATTGTGTAGAGCCATCACAGCTAGGAAAAGGAGTGAAATCTACCGCGGTTGCATGAAATATTGTTTTGTTCTACCGCTCTATGCCTTAGTTTTCATTGTTTTGGACAAGAGTCGCTCAGCTCTTTTGGTGATAAAA ATACACACTGTGCAGATATTGTTCATGGGGTATCTTATGATATATAGCCAAGAAATATTGTACGATGCAGACTTTGGAGATATTAACTCCGTCAACTGCATGCTCACCGTCTTCTTCCATTTACCGGGCATAGTCATCCATGCTGCAAGGCTATACCTGCAGGGTGCAGGAATTGAACAACATGAACACAATTAA
- the LOC125877263 gene encoding bax inhibitor 1-like encodes MKDEAINGVKRYFNRNWNRDDVMNMDEISDEVHSTLKMVYLSLFCAMVSITCGSTLQWILIAAGKYSVLYYVANLILLYLTPPERVNMRIVTSMLAAYSFGSSVGFIFNLLFKVEQQFVLRLLVGITIGIGNLLYQAIKTKDRREIYTGYLKYCVVIRGGFTLNQGGYDSFATLPRKAKGIIIF; translated from the exons ATGAAAGATGAGGCAATTAATGGTGTGAAACGGTACTTCAATAGGAATTGGAACAGAGATGATGTGATGAATATGGATGAAATTTCCGACGAAGTTCACTCAACCTTGAAGATG GTATATCTTAGTCTCTTCTGTGCCATGGTGAGCATTACTTGTGGATCCACTTTGCAATGGATCTTGATAGCTGCGGGGAAATACTCAGTCCTTTATTATGTAGCAAATTTAATCTTGCTTTACCTTACTCCACCAGAGAGAGTG AACATGAGGATCGTAACCTCGATGTTGGCTGCCTATTCATTTGGTTCTTCTGTTGGCTTCATTTTCAATCTTCTCTTCAAAGTCGAGCAACA GTTTGTTCTTAGACTTTTGGTTGGTATAACAATTGGCATTGGAAATTTGTTGTATCAAGCCATCAAAACAAAGGATAGGAGGGAAATCTACACCGGTTACCTGAAATATTGCGTTGTTATCAGGGGTGGATTTACATTGAACCAAGGGG GCTATGATTCATTTGCAACATTACCAAGGAAGGCTAAAGGCATAATTATCTTTTAG